The nucleotide sequence GAGCGAAGCTGCGACAGTCGCGAGGATGCTCGAGCAACTCCGCAACGAGAGGGTCAGCCTCTCGACCACCTTTACGGAACAGCATCCCGACATCATTCAGATCGATCGGCAGATCGCTCAGCTCGAAGAGCGGCTCGAAGAGCTTCCGCCAGCAACGGATCCGTCGGCTGCCGGTGCTTTCGTCGCGAACAATGCGAGCCGGGCCGAGGTCGAACGCGTTCTGGCCGAGTTGGAGCGCGAGTTCGGTGCGGCCGAACGCAGCCGGGAAGCGATTCAAGCGGACATCGAGGCGGTTGAGGCCTCGCTCGACCAGACGGCCATCATCTCCGAAGACTATCAGGCCCTGATACGCGAGTACCGGAACTCTGTGCAGGACTTCAATACGCTGCGGCGCAAGGTTTTGGAGGCGGAAATGGGCGCCTCGCTGGAACTGAATCAAAAAGCCGAACGTTTTACGCTGATCGACGCGCCTCAAGTGCCTTCAGCGCCAGAGAGTCCCAATCGTCCGCTCGTCGCGCTCGGCGGTATCGTGGTGGCCTTCGGTCTCGGCCTTGCCAGCATGCTGGCCGTGGAGTTCGTCGACAGCAGGATCCGCAGTGCGCGTAAGTTGGAACAGTTGACCGGCATCCCGCCATTGGTTCTGATCCCGGAGATCACGACGCGTCGTGACACTCTCCGGCGATGGTTCGTGCGCGGATTCCTCATCTGCGCTGTCACAGCGGCCTGCGCCGCCAGCCTGTGGTACGTGCACACGCGCGTCACCCCGCTCGACCTCATACTGCTGAAGATCGAACGGCAGGTGCAGTCGCAGGCTGGCGCGCTAGGTCTGTAAGCCAGGACGGCAGACATGGAAAAGATACAAAAGGCGCTCGAGAAATCTCTCGGCTCAGGCCAGACCGATCCGTCCTCACCCGCAAAGCGTCCGGCGGGCCTGAACGGCACCGGCCGGCAACCTGCGACGGGAACTGGCTCGCTGGACATCGCCTACACCAGCACCCGCGTCACCCCGGTTCACGACCAGAAACTGGAACGCCATCGCCTGATGGCCGGGATCGAGCGTCATGCCCTATCGGACACGTTCCGCATGTTGCGCACCCGCGTGCTCAATCGTATGGAAGCGTCGGACTATCGCACCATCGGGATCGCCAGTTCGGTCGGGCAAGAAGGCAAGACCTTGGTGGCCAGCAATCTTGCGATCAGTCTCGCGAAGGTCCTCACCCGCACCGTACTGCTGGTCGACCTGGATCTTCGCTCTCCGAGCGTCCACACCTACTTCGGCGTGGATCCCGAGCCGGGACTGCTGGGTTTCCTGAATAACGGCCTCGAGTTGTCGCAGTGCCTGGTGAACCCGGGCATCGAACGCCTGGTTCTCTTGCCGAACGGGCGTCCGGTGCACAATTCGTCGGAAGTGATCACGATGCCGCGCATGCTGCAACTGTCGAAGGAGCTGCGCGACACCTATAAGGACCGCATCGTGATCTACGACCTGCCACCGGTTCTTCTCACCGACGATGCGCTGGCGTTCATGAAGCACATCGACTGCTGCCTTCTGGTCGCGTCCGAGGGCCGCACCAAGGAAGATCAGGTCAAGAAGACCATTTCTCTGCTGCAGGGCTATCCTCTGATCGGAAGCGTCTTGAACCGGTCGTCGGAAACCATGCCGCGCTACTACGGCCGCTGAGGCATCTGGGGCAGGGAGTCCGTCAATGTACGAATCGTTTTTCGGCTTGAACCGAAAACCTTTCTCTTTGCAGCCGGACTCCTCCTTCATGTACCTGGGGCGGCGGCACAAGCTGGCGCTGCATCTCCTTCAGTACGGATTGCTGGAGGAAACGGGCTTCACGGTGATCACCGGCGAGATCGGAGCCGGAAAGACCACTCTGATCCAGTACCTGATGAAGAACATCCTGGAGAACGTCGAGATCGGGGTGGTGCACCACACCCACGCCGCTTTCGGCACGATCATGCGCTCGATCGCCGGCGTCTTCGACGTCGAACATACCTCCGGTGACAATCAGCTGATCTACGAGGCTTTCGTCGAAAAGCTCGAGACGCTGCATGCCGATGGCAAGCGCGCCATCCTGATCGTCGATGAAGCCCAGAACCTCTCAGCGGA is from Algihabitans albus and encodes:
- a CDS encoding GumC family protein; this translates as MTASTYEEQDQPLQLDFGAIWRMVKRRFWLFLVPAVLISALALVVAKALPPVYMSTGTILVEQPNVPRDLIDSTVTSLAAERIEIIRRRFIATDNLIALIRQHNLYPQRQAELPMTQVAAAMRGDITVSLIEQRRGRESFTVAFTVAFAYENGAKAKAVTDELVSWYLSENARTRQERAQETANFLLQETAAAERDVTRLEEEIAAIKSEYAGALPEQQDRNQAELEQLRRNLRDVNFRLEALRDERTTLTARLESLPRSGGGTGSSEAATVARMLEQLRNERVSLSTTFTEQHPDIIQIDRQIAQLEERLEELPPATDPSAAGAFVANNASRAEVERVLAELEREFGAAERSREAIQADIEAVEASLDQTAIISEDYQALIREYRNSVQDFNTLRRKVLEAEMGASLELNQKAERFTLIDAPQVPSAPESPNRPLVALGGIVVAFGLGLASMLAVEFVDSRIRSARKLEQLTGIPPLVLIPEITTRRDTLRRWFVRGFLICAVTAACAASLWYVHTRVTPLDLILLKIERQVQSQAGALGL
- a CDS encoding nucleotide-binding protein; this encodes MEKIQKALEKSLGSGQTDPSSPAKRPAGLNGTGRQPATGTGSLDIAYTSTRVTPVHDQKLERHRLMAGIERHALSDTFRMLRTRVLNRMEASDYRTIGIASSVGQEGKTLVASNLAISLAKVLTRTVLLVDLDLRSPSVHTYFGVDPEPGLLGFLNNGLELSQCLVNPGIERLVLLPNGRPVHNSSEVITMPRMLQLSKELRDTYKDRIVIYDLPPVLLTDDALAFMKHIDCCLLVASEGRTKEDQVKKTISLLQGYPLIGSVLNRSSETMPRYYGR